The Glycine soja cultivar W05 chromosome 3, ASM419377v2, whole genome shotgun sequence genome window below encodes:
- the LOC114405286 gene encoding alpha carbonic anhydrase 7-like, with protein sequence MSLAQFFVWYGYNEKSANGPRYWGDLKEEWAACKIGKIQSPIDLSTNGVEVIPKLGGLKYWNYKPQHATVSNRGHDVAVIWGGDAGSIDINGTPFFLQQAHWHWPSEHTINGRRYDLELHMVHVSPQPDGTNKTAVVGILYKYGSPDPLLSKLGKYITEIPEEDEEKSVGVIDPSKIMKGSKMYYRYMGSLTDTPQPDNPMMTIHVFPQGSIINF encoded by the exons ATGTCTCTCGCTCAATTCTTTGTAT GGTATGGTTACAATGAAAAAAGTGCAAATGGCCCCCGATATTGGGGTGATCTCAAAGAAGAATGGGCAGCTTGTAAAATAGGGAAAATTCAATCTCCTATTGATTTGTCCACTAATGGAGTGGAAGTGATCCCCAAGTTAGGGGGACTAAAGTACTGGAACTATAAGCCTCAACATGCAACCGTCTCCAACAGGGGTCATGATGTTGCA GTCATTTGGGGAGGGGATGCTGGTTCAATAGATATAAATGGAACACCTTTCTTCCTCCAACAAGCCCATTGGCACTGGCCTTCCGAACATACCATCAATGGCCGCAG GTATGACTTGGAGTTGCACATGGTTCATGTTAGCCCACAGCCTGATGGAACAAATAAGACTGCGGTTGTTGGTATTCTGTACAAGTACGGTTCCCCTGATCCGTTGCTCTCTAAG TTGGGAAAATACATAACGGAGATTcctgaagaggatgaagaaaaaAGCGTAGGGGTGATTGATCCCTCAAAAATCATGAAGGGCAGCAAGATGTACTACAGGTACATGGGATCACTCACTGACACACCACAACCAGACAACCCAATGATGACTATTCATGTCTTCCCCCAGGGAAGTATAATAAACTTCTAG
- the LOC114407119 gene encoding alpha carbonic anhydrase 7-like has protein sequence MQRQSHISVAISLICILFCSKLTRALDEPEYGYNEKSENGPQHWGDLKEEWADCKIGQMQSPIDLSTNGVEVIPKLGGLKYWNYKPQHAIVSNRGHDVAVMWEDDAGSIDINGTLFFLQQAHWHWPAEHTINGRRYDLELHMVHVSTQPDGTNKTAVVGILYKYGSPDPLLSKLGKYIMEIPEEDEEKSVGVIDPSEIIKGSKMYYRYMGSLTAPPCTEDIIWTVDKKVRTVSRGQVKLLKDTVLNYYAKWNARPLQFINQREIQLYVPKIKNKPLD, from the exons ATGCAGCGTCAAAGCCACATTTCGGTCGCAATTTCACTGATATGCATCCTGTTTTGTTCCAAATTAACTAGAGCTCTTGATGAACCTG AGTATGGTTACAACGAAAAAAGTGAAAATGGGCCCCAACACTGGGGCGATCTGAAAGAAGAATGGGCAGACTGTAAAATAGGGCAAATGCAATCTCCTATTGATTTGTCCACTAATGGAGTGGAAGTGATCCCCAAGTTAGGGGGACTAAAGTACTGGAACTATAAGCCTCAACATGCTATTGTCTCCAACAGGGGTCATGATGTTGCG GTCATGTGGGAAGATGATGCTGGCTCAATAGACATAAATGGAACACTTTTCTTCCTCCAACAAGCCCATTGGCACTGGCCTGCCGAACATACCATCAACGGCCGGAG ATATGACTTGGAGTTGCACATGGTTCATGTTAGCACACAACCTGATGGAACAAACAAGACCGCTGTTGTTGGTATTCTGTACAAGTACGGTTCCCCCGATCCATTGCTCTCTAAG ttgggaaaatacataatggaGATTCCTGAAGAGGACGAAGAGAAAAGCGTAGGGGTGATTGATCCCTCAGAAATCATAAAGGGCAGCAAGATGTACTACAGGTACATGGGATCACTCACTGCACCTCCTTGCACTGAAGACATCATTTGGACCGTTGATAAGAAG GTAAGAACTGTTTCAAGGGGGCAGGTGAAGTTGCTCAAGGATACGGTACTTAATTAT TATGCCAAATGGAATGCAAGACCGCTACAGTTCATAAATCAACGAGAGATACAATTATACGTTCCAAAGATCAAGAATAAACCTCTGGATTAG
- the LOC114405287 gene encoding E3 ubiquitin-protein ligase RZFP34-like has translation MACHGLIGVKPRVEIPPSEIGCGHYGCSHYKRRCKIIAPCCNEIFDCRFCHNESKNSIEVKLADWHDISRHDVKRVICSLCGTEQDVQQMCINCGVCMGRYFCSKCKFFDDDLSKKQFHCDECGICRNGGVENMFHCNTCGFCYSSYLKDKHKCMEKAMHTNCPICFEFLFDTTKAIALLACGHNMHLGCIRQLQQRLMYACPVCSKSFCDMSVIWEKVDEIIESRPMPEEYQNVKIWILCNDCVETSEVSFHTMALKCPKCKSYNTRRTQAAPAEPAASAESAESAAPAESDASSSSSRVE, from the exons ATGGCGTGTCACGGCCTCATAGGAGTG AAACCCCGCGTTGAGATCCCTCCATCCGAAATCGGATGTGGACATTACGG GTGCTCACATTATAAAAGGAGATGTAAGATCATAGCGCCGTGTTGCAATGAAATCTTCGATTGCAGATTTTGCCACAATGAATCTAAG AATTCAATTGAAGTCAAACTTGCTGACTGGCATGATATTTCTCGTCATGATGTGAAGAGG GTCATCTGTTCCTTGTGTGGCACAGAGCAAGAT GTTCAACAGATGTGCATTAACTGTGGTGTTTGCATGGGCAGATACTTTTGCTCCAAATGCAAGTTTTTCGATGACGAT TTATCAAAGAAACAATTCCATTGTGATGAATGTGGAATCTGCAG AAATGGAGGTGTAGAGAACATGTTCCACTGTAACACATGTG GATTTTGCTATTCATCATACTTGAAGGATAAACACAAATGTATGGAAAAAGCAATGCATACCAATTGCCCAATTTGCTTCGAG TTTCTTTTTGATACAACGAAAGCCATTGCTTTATTGGCATGTGGTCACAACATGCACCTAGGATGCATTAGACAATTGCAACAACGTTTAAT gtatgcaTGCCCAGTTTGTTCCAAATCATTTTGTGACATGTCAGTTATTTGGGAGAAAGTGGATGAGATT attgaatcaaggCCAATGCCTGAAGAATATCAAAATGTAaag ATTTGGATTCTTTGCAACGATTGCGTGGAAACATCTGAAGTAAGTTTTCATACTATGGCGCTCAAGTGCCCTAAATGCAAGTCCTATAATACCAGAAGGACTCAAGCTGCACCAGCTGAACCAGCTGCATCAGCTGAATCAGCTGAATCAGCTGCACCAGCTGAATCAGATGCTTCTTCTAGTTCATCGAGGGTTGAATAG
- the LOC114407121 gene encoding triosephosphate isomerase, chloroplastic-like, whose product MAATSTSLASQLYIGLRRPCLKLDSFNSQSFSLFDPNLRLSLSPPKPSRAVIAMAGTGKFFVGGNWKCNGTKDSISKLVADLNNAKLEPDVDVVVAPPFLYIDQVKNSLTERIEISAQNSWVGKGGAFTGEISAEQLKDLGCKWVVLGHSERRHVIGENDEFIGKKAAYALSQGLGVIACIGELLEEREAGKTFDVCFQQLKAYADAVASWDNIVIAYEPVWAIGTGKVATPQQAQEVHVAVRDWLKKNVSDEVASKTRIIYGGSVNGGNSAELAKQEDIDGFLVGGASLKGPEFATIVNSVTSKKVAA is encoded by the exons ATGGCGGCAACCTCAACATCACTGGCTTCTCAACTCTACATTGGCCTGCGCCGCCCCTGCCTCAAGCTCGATTCTTTCAATTCTcaatctttctctctcttcgaCCCTAATCTTCGCCTATCCCTCTCTCCACCCAAACCCTCACGCGCCGTCATCGCCATGGCCGGCACCGGGAAG TTCTTTGTTGGTGGCAACTGGAAGTGT AACGGAACAAAAGACTCAATCAGCAAGCTTGTCGCTGACTTGAACAATGCAAAACTGGAGCCTGATGTTG ATGTTGTCGTCGCACCTCCCTTCCTCTACATCGATCAAGTGAAAAACTCACTCACTGAGCGGATTGAAATATCTGCCCAGAATTCTTGGGTTGGAAAAGGTGGTGCCTTTACTGGAGAAATCAG TGCGGAACAATTAAAAGATCTTGGATGCAAGTGGGTTGTTCTTGGACATTCTGAGCGAAGACATGTTATTGGAGAAAATGATGAG TTTATAGGGAAGAAAGCTGCCTATGCTTTGAGCCAAGGTCTTGGGGTGATTGCATGCATTGGAGAATTGTTAGAAGAAAGGGAGGCTGGAAAaacttttgatgtttgttttcaGCAATTGAAGGCTTATGCAG ACGCAGTTGCTAGTTGGGACAACATTGTTATTGCATATGAACCTGTATGGGCCATTGGAACGGGAAAAGTGGCCACTCCCCAACAAGCTCAGGAAGTACATGTAGCTGTTCGGGATTGGCTAAAAAAGAATGTCTCAGATGAAGTTGCGTCTAAAACACGAATTATTTATGGAG ggTCTGTAAATGGAGGCAACAGTGCTGAACTGGCAAAGCAAGAAGATATTGATGGATTTCTCGTTGGAGGTGCTTCATTAAAG GGTCCTGAGTTTGCTACCATTGTCAATTCAGTCACATCCAAGAAAGTTGCGGCTTAG